One window from the genome of Drosophila albomicans strain 15112-1751.03 chromosome 2L, ASM965048v2, whole genome shotgun sequence encodes:
- the LOC117563783 gene encoding sodium bicarbonate cotransporter 3 isoform X4: MPQQTKSQAQLKHFHGNGRLPNVIATDSSRPWNMNSSSGDDEAPKDPRTGGEDFTQQFTENDFEGHRAHTVYVGVHVPGGRRHSQRRRKHHHSGTGSAGVGAAAAVSGSLAGSTRDSISDKQQEVERPATPPAQRVQFILGEDVDDGSHVSHPLFSEMGMLVKEGDEIEWKETARWIKFEEDVEEGGNRWSKPHVATLSLHSLFELRGLLANGSVMLDMEANNLEVVADLVCDQMVSSGTLPAGVKDKVKDALLRRHRHQHEYAKKTRLPIIRSLADMRNQSSSKKKKSNSKNLRPAQNLPVITEDMVKSPSSQSMARQTSGTELAEQQHKGNTHFMRKIPPGAEASNILVGEVDFLERQLSCFIRLSQAAVMGDLTEVPVPTRFIFILLGPPGSQSNFHEIGRAMATLMSDEIFHEVAYRARKRDHLLAGVDEFLDAVTVLPPGEWDPTIRIEPPAAIPSQEVRKRPPELPKEEIDEEEEEQRLREESGLSRTGRLFGGLINDFKRKIPWYISDYKDALSMQCVASWIFLYFACLSPIITFGGLLSEATGKNMAAMESLVSGFVCGMGYGFFSGQPLTILGSTGPVLVFESIVYEFSMAQGWDYMTFRFWIGMWVAVICVVLVAIDASALVCYITRFTEENFATLIAVIFVYKAIENVVVIGKTFPVNQGIYDCICTPPLQSNASVLEFAKYKWDSCESYNGTLVGHDCGTPPTENVFLMSVVLCTGTFILSTILKEFKNALFFPSIVRQYISDFSVLIAIFAMTFFDYSLGVPTQKLEVPHELKPTLSTRGWLIPPFTEKNPWWSPIIAVFPAMLGTILIFMDQQITAVIVNRKENKLKKGCGYHLDLFVLSGLIAICSMMGLPWFVAATVLSINHVNSLKLESECSAPGEKPQFLGVREQRVTHIMIFLTIGGSVLLTPLLGNIPMPVLFGVFLYMGVASLKGLQFFDRILIMFMPAKYQPDYMFLRQVPIKRVHLFTIIQLACLIILWLIKSFPQTSILFPLMLVVMIGIRKSLDFVFTRRELKILDDIMPEMTKRAAADDLHQLDAEDNHHQPASYNNGGNSGVGSGATTIHIPLSGNKLSNNGNVPAAATPPLDVNRTAVWQQINKDGTSEQLIIPVTVKVRQINGNHSSTNAALSPRLSPMHEADEYIETNNKMTAAAPTMPTTTPTNLANNCKEASGKLDAAAVNTQNPANITPV; this comes from the exons ATGCCGCAACAAACCAAGTCACAGGCACAGCTCAAACATTTTCATGGCAATGGCAGATTGCCGAATGTGATAGCAACGGATAGCAGCAG GCCCTGGAATATGAACTCCTCAAGTGGTGACGATGAGGCGCCCAAGGATCCGCGAACCGGCGGCGAGGACTTTACTCAACAATTTACAGAAAACGATTTCGAGG GACATCGTGCACACACCGTTTATGTGGGCGTCCATGTGCCCGGAGGACGTCGGCACTCGCAACGACGCCGCAAACATCATCACAGCGGCACAGGCTCTGCAGGagttggagctgctgctgcggtcaGTGGCAGCCTCGCTGGCTCGACCAGAGATAGCATCAGCGACAAGCAACAGGAAGTCGAGCGTCCAG CAACACCGCCCGCACAACGCGTACAATTTATACTGGGCGAAGACGTGGACGATGGCTCGCATGTATCGCATCCGCTGTTCTCCGAGATGGGAATGCTCGTAAAAGAGGGCGACGAGATTGAATGGAAGGAAACGGCACGCTGGATCAAGTTCGAGGAGGATGTTGAAGAGGGCGGCAATCGTTGGTCCAAGCCACATGTGGCCACACTCTCGCTGCACTCACTCTTTGAGCTGCGTGGCCTGCTGGCCAATGGCAGCGTAATGCTCGACATGGAGGCAAATAATCTGGAAGTCGTTGCGGATTTGGTTTGCGATCAGATGGTAAGCAGCGGCACATTGCCCGCTGGCGTCAAGGATAAGGTCAAGGATGCACTGCTCcgacgtcatcgtcatcaacaTGAGTATGCAAAGAAGACGCGACTGCCCATCATCAGATCTCTGGCCGATATGCGCAATCAATCGTCATCGAAAA agaaaaaatcaaattccaAAAATCTGCGGCCCGCACAAAATCTGCCTGTGATCACAGAGGATATGGTGAAGAGTCCCAGCAGTCAATCGATGGCCAGACAAACAAGCGGCACCGAACTTGCcgagcaacaacacaaaggCAACACGCACTTTATGCGCAAGATTCCCCCAGGCGCTGAGGCGAGCAACATTTTGGTGGGAGAGGTCGACTTTCTGGAGCGTCAACTCTCCTGTTTCATACGCCTGAGTCAGGCAGCAGTAATGGGCGATCTTACAGAGGTGCCAGTGCCAACAAG ATTCATCTTCATCCTGCTGGGTCCGCCTGGCAGTCAGAGCAATTTCCATGAGATTGGACGCGCCATGGCCACCTTGATGTCCGATGAGATCTTCCATGAGGTCGCCTATCGTGCACGCAAGCGTGATCATCTGCTCGCCGGCGTGGATGAGTTCTTGGATGCGGTCACAGTATTACCCCCAGGCGAATGGGATCCCACCATACGTATTGAGCCACCCGCTGCGATTCCCTCGCAAGAGGTTCGCAAGCGTCCGCCAGAGTTGCCCAAGGAGGAGAtcgacgaggaggaggaggagcagcgACTGCGCGAAGAGTCGGGCTTGTCGCGTACTGGACGTCTCTTTGGTGGCCTCATCAATGATTTTAAACGCAAGATTCCATGGTATATAAGTGATTACAAGGATGCACTTTCCATGCAATGTGTTGCCTCCTGGatctttttgtatttcgctTGCTTGTCGCCCATCATTACCTTTGGTGGTCTCTTGTCGGAGGCGACGGGCAAGAATATGGCTGCTATGGAATCGCTGGTGTCTGGGTTTGTTTGCGGCATGGGTTATGGCTTCTTTTCCGGCCAGCCGTTGACAATTTTGGGTTCCACCGGTCCAGTTCTGGTCTTTGAGTCCATTGTGTATGAGTTCTCCATGGCACAAGGCTGGGACTATATGACATTTCGGTTCTGGATCGGCATGTGGGTCGCCGTCATTTGTGTCGTGCTGGTCGCAATTGATGCCAGCGCTTTAGTTTGTTATATCACACGCTTCACCGAGGAGAATTTCGCCACATTAATTGCCGTGATCTTTGTGTACAAAGCTATCGAGaatgttgttgtcattggcAAAACTTTCCCAGTGAATCAGGGCATCTACGATTGCATCTGCACGCCGCCGTTGCAGAGCAATGCGAGCGTCTTGGAGTTTGCCAAATACAAATGGGATTCCTGTGAG TCCTACAATGGCACGCTGGTTGGCCACGATTGCGGCACACCGCCCACCGAGAACGTCTTCCTCATGTCCGTGGTGCTTTGCACCGGCACCTTCATCCTCTCCACAATACTGAAGGAGTTCAAGAACGCTCTGTTCTTCCCCTCGATTGTGCGACAGTATATCAGTGATTTTAGCGTGCTCATTGCCATCTTTGCCATGACCTTCTTTGACTATTCACTGGGTGTGCCCACCCAGAAGCTGGAGGTGCCACACGAATTGAAACCGACGCTTAGCACACGTGGTTGGCTGATACCGCCATTCACCGAGAAGAATCCTTGGTGGTCACCCATCATTGCTGTCTTCCCTGCCATGTTGGGCACCATTCTCATCTTTATGGATCAACAGATTACAGCGGTGATTGTCAATCGTaaggaaaacaaattgaagaaGGGTTGCGGCTATCATTTGGATCTGTTTGTGCTGTCTGGTCTGATAGCCATCTGCAGCATGATGGGACTTCCCTG GTTCGTGGCTGCCACCGTGCTGAGCATTAATCATGTCAATTCATTGAAACTGGAGTCGGAGTGCAGTGCCCCTGGTGAGAAACCACAGTTTTTGGGTGTGCGCGAGCAGCGTGTGACACACATCATGATCTTCCTAACGATTGGTGGTTCCGTGCTGTTGACACCGCTGCTCGGAAACATACCGATGCCAGTCTTGTTTGGCGTCTTCTTGTACATGGGCGTGGCCTCGCTCAAGGGTCTGCAATTCTTCGATCGCATACTGATTATGTTCATGCCAGCGAAATACCAGCCGGACTATATGTTCCTGCGTCAG GTGCCCATCAAGCGCGTGCATCTGTTTACGATCATTCAGTTGGCCTGCTTGATCATTTTGTGGCTGATCAAGAGTTTCCCGCAGACCTCCATTTTGTTCCCCCTGATGTTGGTCGTCATGATTGGCATTCGTAAGTCGTTGGACTTTGTGTTTACGCGACGCGAACTCAAGATTTTGGATGATATTATGCCGGAAATGACGAAACGAGCGGCAGCGGATGATCTGCATCAATTGGACGCTGAG GACAATCATcatcagccagccagctaCAACAacggtggcaactctggcgtTGGTTCGGGTGCCACAACCATTCACATACCGTTATCGGGCAACAAGCTgagcaacaatggcaatgtTCCGGCTGCTGCCACGCCGCCTTTGGACGTTAATCGCACTGCGGTCTGGCAGCAGATCAACAAGGATGGAACCTCTGAGCAACTGATCATACCCGTCACTGTCAAAGTTCGTCAAATCAATGGCAATCA TTCCTCGACAAATGCCGCCCTCTCGCCACGCCTATCGCCCATGCACGAGGCCGATGAGTATATCGAAACGAATAACAAGATGACGGCAGCAGCCCCCACGATGCCAACGACAACCCCTACGAATCTGGCCAACAACTGTAAGGAGGCATCTGGGAAATTGGATGCTGCCGCGGTTAACACACAGAACCCAGCCAACATAACGCCAGTTTAA
- the LOC117563783 gene encoding electroneutral sodium bicarbonate exchanger 1 isoform X1, with protein sequence MPQQTKSQAQLKHFHGNGRLPNVIATDSSRPWNMNSSSGDDEAPKDPRTGGEDFTQQFTENDFEGHRAHTVYVGVHVPGGRRHSQRRRKHHHSGTGSAGVGAAAAVSGSLAGSTRDSISDKQQEVERPATPPAQRVQFILGEDVDDGSHVSHPLFSEMGMLVKEGDEIEWKETARWIKFEEDVEEGGNRWSKPHVATLSLHSLFELRGLLANGSVMLDMEANNLEVVADLVCDQMVSSGTLPAGVKDKVKDALLRRHRHQHEYAKKTRLPIIRSLADMRNQSSSKIEEQSGNALLATTPLSLTASEPGPPGNTGNNGSSNALAMGMGRFLTVPGKPSNRALEDMVKSPSSQSMARQTSGTELAEQQHKGNTHFMRKIPPGAEASNILVGEVDFLERQLSCFIRLSQAAVMGDLTEVPVPTRFIFILLGPPGSQSNFHEIGRAMATLMSDEIFHEVAYRARKRDHLLAGVDEFLDAVTVLPPGEWDPTIRIEPPAAIPSQEVRKRPPELPKEEIDEEEEEQRLREESGLSRTGRLFGGLINDFKRKIPWYISDYKDALSMQCVASWIFLYFACLSPIITFGGLLSEATGKNMAAMESLVSGFVCGMGYGFFSGQPLTILGSTGPVLVFESIVYEFSMAQGWDYMTFRFWIGMWVAVICVVLVAIDASALVCYITRFTEENFATLIAVIFVYKAIENVVVIGKTFPVNQGIYDCICTPPLQSNASVLEFAKYKWDSCESYNGTLVGHDCGTPPTENVFLMSVVLCTGTFILSTILKEFKNALFFPSIVRQYISDFSVLIAIFAMTFFDYSLGVPTQKLEVPHELKPTLSTRGWLIPPFTEKNPWWSPIIAVFPAMLGTILIFMDQQITAVIVNRKENKLKKGCGYHLDLFVLSGLIAICSMMGLPWFVAATVLSINHVNSLKLESECSAPGEKPQFLGVREQRVTHIMIFLTIGGSVLLTPLLGNIPMPVLFGVFLYMGVASLKGLQFFDRILIMFMPAKYQPDYMFLRQVPIKRVHLFTIIQLACLIILWLIKSFPQTSILFPLMLVVMIGIRKSLDFVFTRRELKILDDIMPEMTKRAAADDLHQLDAEDNHHQPASYNNGGNSGVGSGATTIHIPLSGNKLSNNGNVPAAATPPLDVNRTAVWQQINKDGTSEQLIIPVTVKVRQINGNHSSTNAALSPRLSPMHEADEYIETNNKMTAAAPTMPTTTPTNLANNCKEASGKLDAAAVNTQNPANITPV encoded by the exons ATGCCGCAACAAACCAAGTCACAGGCACAGCTCAAACATTTTCATGGCAATGGCAGATTGCCGAATGTGATAGCAACGGATAGCAGCAG GCCCTGGAATATGAACTCCTCAAGTGGTGACGATGAGGCGCCCAAGGATCCGCGAACCGGCGGCGAGGACTTTACTCAACAATTTACAGAAAACGATTTCGAGG GACATCGTGCACACACCGTTTATGTGGGCGTCCATGTGCCCGGAGGACGTCGGCACTCGCAACGACGCCGCAAACATCATCACAGCGGCACAGGCTCTGCAGGagttggagctgctgctgcggtcaGTGGCAGCCTCGCTGGCTCGACCAGAGATAGCATCAGCGACAAGCAACAGGAAGTCGAGCGTCCAG CAACACCGCCCGCACAACGCGTACAATTTATACTGGGCGAAGACGTGGACGATGGCTCGCATGTATCGCATCCGCTGTTCTCCGAGATGGGAATGCTCGTAAAAGAGGGCGACGAGATTGAATGGAAGGAAACGGCACGCTGGATCAAGTTCGAGGAGGATGTTGAAGAGGGCGGCAATCGTTGGTCCAAGCCACATGTGGCCACACTCTCGCTGCACTCACTCTTTGAGCTGCGTGGCCTGCTGGCCAATGGCAGCGTAATGCTCGACATGGAGGCAAATAATCTGGAAGTCGTTGCGGATTTGGTTTGCGATCAGATGGTAAGCAGCGGCACATTGCCCGCTGGCGTCAAGGATAAGGTCAAGGATGCACTGCTCcgacgtcatcgtcatcaacaTGAGTATGCAAAGAAGACGCGACTGCCCATCATCAGATCTCTGGCCGATATGCGCAATCAATCGTCATCGAAAA TTGAAGAACAGTCTGGCAACGCTTTGCTGGCAACGACACCGTTATCGCTAACAGCCAGCGAGCCTGGACCACCTGGCAACACTGGCAATAATGGCAGTTCCAATGCCCTGGCGATGGGAATGGGTCGTTTTCTAACGGTACCCGGCAAGCCCAGTAACAGAGCGCTTG AGGATATGGTGAAGAGTCCCAGCAGTCAATCGATGGCCAGACAAACAAGCGGCACCGAACTTGCcgagcaacaacacaaaggCAACACGCACTTTATGCGCAAGATTCCCCCAGGCGCTGAGGCGAGCAACATTTTGGTGGGAGAGGTCGACTTTCTGGAGCGTCAACTCTCCTGTTTCATACGCCTGAGTCAGGCAGCAGTAATGGGCGATCTTACAGAGGTGCCAGTGCCAACAAG ATTCATCTTCATCCTGCTGGGTCCGCCTGGCAGTCAGAGCAATTTCCATGAGATTGGACGCGCCATGGCCACCTTGATGTCCGATGAGATCTTCCATGAGGTCGCCTATCGTGCACGCAAGCGTGATCATCTGCTCGCCGGCGTGGATGAGTTCTTGGATGCGGTCACAGTATTACCCCCAGGCGAATGGGATCCCACCATACGTATTGAGCCACCCGCTGCGATTCCCTCGCAAGAGGTTCGCAAGCGTCCGCCAGAGTTGCCCAAGGAGGAGAtcgacgaggaggaggaggagcagcgACTGCGCGAAGAGTCGGGCTTGTCGCGTACTGGACGTCTCTTTGGTGGCCTCATCAATGATTTTAAACGCAAGATTCCATGGTATATAAGTGATTACAAGGATGCACTTTCCATGCAATGTGTTGCCTCCTGGatctttttgtatttcgctTGCTTGTCGCCCATCATTACCTTTGGTGGTCTCTTGTCGGAGGCGACGGGCAAGAATATGGCTGCTATGGAATCGCTGGTGTCTGGGTTTGTTTGCGGCATGGGTTATGGCTTCTTTTCCGGCCAGCCGTTGACAATTTTGGGTTCCACCGGTCCAGTTCTGGTCTTTGAGTCCATTGTGTATGAGTTCTCCATGGCACAAGGCTGGGACTATATGACATTTCGGTTCTGGATCGGCATGTGGGTCGCCGTCATTTGTGTCGTGCTGGTCGCAATTGATGCCAGCGCTTTAGTTTGTTATATCACACGCTTCACCGAGGAGAATTTCGCCACATTAATTGCCGTGATCTTTGTGTACAAAGCTATCGAGaatgttgttgtcattggcAAAACTTTCCCAGTGAATCAGGGCATCTACGATTGCATCTGCACGCCGCCGTTGCAGAGCAATGCGAGCGTCTTGGAGTTTGCCAAATACAAATGGGATTCCTGTGAG TCCTACAATGGCACGCTGGTTGGCCACGATTGCGGCACACCGCCCACCGAGAACGTCTTCCTCATGTCCGTGGTGCTTTGCACCGGCACCTTCATCCTCTCCACAATACTGAAGGAGTTCAAGAACGCTCTGTTCTTCCCCTCGATTGTGCGACAGTATATCAGTGATTTTAGCGTGCTCATTGCCATCTTTGCCATGACCTTCTTTGACTATTCACTGGGTGTGCCCACCCAGAAGCTGGAGGTGCCACACGAATTGAAACCGACGCTTAGCACACGTGGTTGGCTGATACCGCCATTCACCGAGAAGAATCCTTGGTGGTCACCCATCATTGCTGTCTTCCCTGCCATGTTGGGCACCATTCTCATCTTTATGGATCAACAGATTACAGCGGTGATTGTCAATCGTaaggaaaacaaattgaagaaGGGTTGCGGCTATCATTTGGATCTGTTTGTGCTGTCTGGTCTGATAGCCATCTGCAGCATGATGGGACTTCCCTG GTTCGTGGCTGCCACCGTGCTGAGCATTAATCATGTCAATTCATTGAAACTGGAGTCGGAGTGCAGTGCCCCTGGTGAGAAACCACAGTTTTTGGGTGTGCGCGAGCAGCGTGTGACACACATCATGATCTTCCTAACGATTGGTGGTTCCGTGCTGTTGACACCGCTGCTCGGAAACATACCGATGCCAGTCTTGTTTGGCGTCTTCTTGTACATGGGCGTGGCCTCGCTCAAGGGTCTGCAATTCTTCGATCGCATACTGATTATGTTCATGCCAGCGAAATACCAGCCGGACTATATGTTCCTGCGTCAG GTGCCCATCAAGCGCGTGCATCTGTTTACGATCATTCAGTTGGCCTGCTTGATCATTTTGTGGCTGATCAAGAGTTTCCCGCAGACCTCCATTTTGTTCCCCCTGATGTTGGTCGTCATGATTGGCATTCGTAAGTCGTTGGACTTTGTGTTTACGCGACGCGAACTCAAGATTTTGGATGATATTATGCCGGAAATGACGAAACGAGCGGCAGCGGATGATCTGCATCAATTGGACGCTGAG GACAATCATcatcagccagccagctaCAACAacggtggcaactctggcgtTGGTTCGGGTGCCACAACCATTCACATACCGTTATCGGGCAACAAGCTgagcaacaatggcaatgtTCCGGCTGCTGCCACGCCGCCTTTGGACGTTAATCGCACTGCGGTCTGGCAGCAGATCAACAAGGATGGAACCTCTGAGCAACTGATCATACCCGTCACTGTCAAAGTTCGTCAAATCAATGGCAATCA TTCCTCGACAAATGCCGCCCTCTCGCCACGCCTATCGCCCATGCACGAGGCCGATGAGTATATCGAAACGAATAACAAGATGACGGCAGCAGCCCCCACGATGCCAACGACAACCCCTACGAATCTGGCCAACAACTGTAAGGAGGCATCTGGGAAATTGGATGCTGCCGCGGTTAACACACAGAACCCAGCCAACATAACGCCAGTTTAA
- the LOC117563783 gene encoding electroneutral sodium bicarbonate exchanger 1 isoform X13: MPQQTKSQAQLKHFHGNGRLPNVIATDSSRPWNMNSSSGDDEAPKDPRTGGEDFTQQFTENDFEGHRAHTVYVGVHVPGGRRHSQRRRKHHHSGTGSAGVGAAAAVSGSLAGSTRDSISDKQQEVERPATPPAQRVQFILGEDVDDGSHVSHPLFSEMGMLVKEGDEIEWKETARWIKFEEDVEEGGNRWSKPHVATLSLHSLFELRGLLANGSVMLDMEANNLEVVADLVCDQMVSSGTLPAGVKDKVKDALLRRHRHQHEYAKKTRLPIIRSLADMRNQSSSKKKKSNSKNLRPAQNLPVITEDMVKSPSSQSMARQTSGTELAEQQHKGNTHFMRKIPPGAEASNILVGEVDFLERQLSCFIRLSQAAVMGDLTEVPVPTRFIFILLGPPGSQSNFHEIGRAMATLMSDEIFHEVAYRARKRDHLLAGVDEFLDAVTVLPPGEWDPTIRIEPPAAIPSQEVRKRPPELPKEEIDEEEEEQRLREESGLSRTGRLFGGLINDFKRKIPWYISDYKDALSMQCVASWIFLYFACLSPIITFGGLLSEATGKNMAAMESLVSGFVCGMGYGFFSGQPLTILGSTGPVLVFESIVYEFSMAQGWDYMTFRFWIGMWVAVICVVLVAIDASALVCYITRFTEENFATLIAVIFVYKAIENVVVIGKTFPVNQGIYDCICTPPLQSNASVLEFAKYKWDSCESYNGTLVGHDCGTPPTENVFLMSVVLCTGTFILSTILKEFKNALFFPSIVRQYISDFSVLIAIFAMTFFDYSLGVPTQKLEVPHELKPTLSTRGWLIPPFTEKNPWWSPIIAVFPAMLGTILIFMDQQITAVIVNRKENKLKKGCGYHLDLFVLSGLIAICSMMGLPWFVAATVLSINHVNSLKLESECSAPGEKPQFLGVREQRVTHIMIFLTIGGSVLLTPLLGNIPMPVLFGVFLYMGVASLKGLQFFDRILIMFMPAKYQPDYMFLRQVPIKRVHLFTIIQLACLIILWLIKSFPQTSILFPLMLVVMIGIRKSLDFVFTRRELKILDDIMPEMTKRAAADDLHQLDAENPKLDTTKQLWRGYLTSTETSV; this comes from the exons ATGCCGCAACAAACCAAGTCACAGGCACAGCTCAAACATTTTCATGGCAATGGCAGATTGCCGAATGTGATAGCAACGGATAGCAGCAG GCCCTGGAATATGAACTCCTCAAGTGGTGACGATGAGGCGCCCAAGGATCCGCGAACCGGCGGCGAGGACTTTACTCAACAATTTACAGAAAACGATTTCGAGG GACATCGTGCACACACCGTTTATGTGGGCGTCCATGTGCCCGGAGGACGTCGGCACTCGCAACGACGCCGCAAACATCATCACAGCGGCACAGGCTCTGCAGGagttggagctgctgctgcggtcaGTGGCAGCCTCGCTGGCTCGACCAGAGATAGCATCAGCGACAAGCAACAGGAAGTCGAGCGTCCAG CAACACCGCCCGCACAACGCGTACAATTTATACTGGGCGAAGACGTGGACGATGGCTCGCATGTATCGCATCCGCTGTTCTCCGAGATGGGAATGCTCGTAAAAGAGGGCGACGAGATTGAATGGAAGGAAACGGCACGCTGGATCAAGTTCGAGGAGGATGTTGAAGAGGGCGGCAATCGTTGGTCCAAGCCACATGTGGCCACACTCTCGCTGCACTCACTCTTTGAGCTGCGTGGCCTGCTGGCCAATGGCAGCGTAATGCTCGACATGGAGGCAAATAATCTGGAAGTCGTTGCGGATTTGGTTTGCGATCAGATGGTAAGCAGCGGCACATTGCCCGCTGGCGTCAAGGATAAGGTCAAGGATGCACTGCTCcgacgtcatcgtcatcaacaTGAGTATGCAAAGAAGACGCGACTGCCCATCATCAGATCTCTGGCCGATATGCGCAATCAATCGTCATCGAAAA agaaaaaatcaaattccaAAAATCTGCGGCCCGCACAAAATCTGCCTGTGATCACAGAGGATATGGTGAAGAGTCCCAGCAGTCAATCGATGGCCAGACAAACAAGCGGCACCGAACTTGCcgagcaacaacacaaaggCAACACGCACTTTATGCGCAAGATTCCCCCAGGCGCTGAGGCGAGCAACATTTTGGTGGGAGAGGTCGACTTTCTGGAGCGTCAACTCTCCTGTTTCATACGCCTGAGTCAGGCAGCAGTAATGGGCGATCTTACAGAGGTGCCAGTGCCAACAAG ATTCATCTTCATCCTGCTGGGTCCGCCTGGCAGTCAGAGCAATTTCCATGAGATTGGACGCGCCATGGCCACCTTGATGTCCGATGAGATCTTCCATGAGGTCGCCTATCGTGCACGCAAGCGTGATCATCTGCTCGCCGGCGTGGATGAGTTCTTGGATGCGGTCACAGTATTACCCCCAGGCGAATGGGATCCCACCATACGTATTGAGCCACCCGCTGCGATTCCCTCGCAAGAGGTTCGCAAGCGTCCGCCAGAGTTGCCCAAGGAGGAGAtcgacgaggaggaggaggagcagcgACTGCGCGAAGAGTCGGGCTTGTCGCGTACTGGACGTCTCTTTGGTGGCCTCATCAATGATTTTAAACGCAAGATTCCATGGTATATAAGTGATTACAAGGATGCACTTTCCATGCAATGTGTTGCCTCCTGGatctttttgtatttcgctTGCTTGTCGCCCATCATTACCTTTGGTGGTCTCTTGTCGGAGGCGACGGGCAAGAATATGGCTGCTATGGAATCGCTGGTGTCTGGGTTTGTTTGCGGCATGGGTTATGGCTTCTTTTCCGGCCAGCCGTTGACAATTTTGGGTTCCACCGGTCCAGTTCTGGTCTTTGAGTCCATTGTGTATGAGTTCTCCATGGCACAAGGCTGGGACTATATGACATTTCGGTTCTGGATCGGCATGTGGGTCGCCGTCATTTGTGTCGTGCTGGTCGCAATTGATGCCAGCGCTTTAGTTTGTTATATCACACGCTTCACCGAGGAGAATTTCGCCACATTAATTGCCGTGATCTTTGTGTACAAAGCTATCGAGaatgttgttgtcattggcAAAACTTTCCCAGTGAATCAGGGCATCTACGATTGCATCTGCACGCCGCCGTTGCAGAGCAATGCGAGCGTCTTGGAGTTTGCCAAATACAAATGGGATTCCTGTGAG TCCTACAATGGCACGCTGGTTGGCCACGATTGCGGCACACCGCCCACCGAGAACGTCTTCCTCATGTCCGTGGTGCTTTGCACCGGCACCTTCATCCTCTCCACAATACTGAAGGAGTTCAAGAACGCTCTGTTCTTCCCCTCGATTGTGCGACAGTATATCAGTGATTTTAGCGTGCTCATTGCCATCTTTGCCATGACCTTCTTTGACTATTCACTGGGTGTGCCCACCCAGAAGCTGGAGGTGCCACACGAATTGAAACCGACGCTTAGCACACGTGGTTGGCTGATACCGCCATTCACCGAGAAGAATCCTTGGTGGTCACCCATCATTGCTGTCTTCCCTGCCATGTTGGGCACCATTCTCATCTTTATGGATCAACAGATTACAGCGGTGATTGTCAATCGTaaggaaaacaaattgaagaaGGGTTGCGGCTATCATTTGGATCTGTTTGTGCTGTCTGGTCTGATAGCCATCTGCAGCATGATGGGACTTCCCTG GTTCGTGGCTGCCACCGTGCTGAGCATTAATCATGTCAATTCATTGAAACTGGAGTCGGAGTGCAGTGCCCCTGGTGAGAAACCACAGTTTTTGGGTGTGCGCGAGCAGCGTGTGACACACATCATGATCTTCCTAACGATTGGTGGTTCCGTGCTGTTGACACCGCTGCTCGGAAACATACCGATGCCAGTCTTGTTTGGCGTCTTCTTGTACATGGGCGTGGCCTCGCTCAAGGGTCTGCAATTCTTCGATCGCATACTGATTATGTTCATGCCAGCGAAATACCAGCCGGACTATATGTTCCTGCGTCAG GTGCCCATCAAGCGCGTGCATCTGTTTACGATCATTCAGTTGGCCTGCTTGATCATTTTGTGGCTGATCAAGAGTTTCCCGCAGACCTCCATTTTGTTCCCCCTGATGTTGGTCGTCATGATTGGCATTCGTAAGTCGTTGGACTTTGTGTTTACGCGACGCGAACTCAAGATTTTGGATGATATTATGCCGGAAATGACGAAACGAGCGGCAGCGGATGATCTGCATCAATTGGACGCTGAG AACCCAAAACTTGATACGACGAAGCAATTATGGCGTGGATATCTTACATCAACAGAAACATCCGTTTGA